Proteins co-encoded in one Gouania willdenowi chromosome 1, fGouWil2.1, whole genome shotgun sequence genomic window:
- the LOC114471587 gene encoding proteoglycan 4-like → MTSGAALGPKRPPGQQKEWGPRSPRPTHYRAPHQTPQRPQSERQPLPPTHALEKAPRNRGSNAPRHRHQPPTLMPLNPHPHPSTKSPQGEGPESPLPETPAKEPAPQTGSQLVPASRPRGSRDQTPGQPSYQYATGKAPLGKLPHPSPQTSHHPAGLPSPKCRKGGHPSPITDWTAQATGRRPPPARDRPMAATTRQRQTNSNPVRYSSPQPKAPGPTHWPADSRTDPPANSIIPKCHAAMPQPKHRRQHAPSTPTPHTGAAALAPHIMGSTPRQPRNKTSTKPHPKGRGTPTPAIPTPPGETP, encoded by the exons ATGACGTCAG GTGCTGCCCTAGGCCCGAAGAGGCcaccaggccagcagaaagagtggggacCAAGAAGCCCCAGGCCAACCCACTACCGAGCACCCCACCAGACGCCCCAGAGACCACAgtctgagaggcagccactgccccccacacaCGCACTCGAGAAAGCCCCGAGGAACCGAGGATCCAACGCACCGCGCCACCGACACCAACCCCCAACCCTGATGCCCCTCAACCCCCACCCACACCCCAGCACCAAATCCCcccaaggggagggcccagagagccccctgcCTGAGACTCCAGCAAAAGAGCCTGCCCCACAGACGGGCAGCCAGCTGGTGCCTGCCAGCAGGCCAAGGGGCAGCAGAGATCAGACCCCAGGCCA ACCATCATACCAGTATGCGACGGGCAAAGCCCCCCTAGGAAAGctcccccaccccagcccacaaACCAGCCACCATCCGGCAGGTTTGCCCAGCCCCAAATGCCGCAAGGGCGGCCACCCAAGCCCTATCACCGACTGGACAGCACAAGCCACAGGGAGACGCCCCCCGCCGGCTCGCGACCGACCGATGGCCGCTACCACGAGACAAAGGCAAACCAACAGCAACCCGGTGCGgtacagcagcccccagccaaaggcgcccGGACCTACCCATtggcccgcagatagcaggacagacccaccag caaacagcatcatcccaaAGTGCCACGCAGCCATGCCCCAACCCAAGCACAGACGCCAGCAtgcccccagcacacccaccccccacactGGCGCGGCCGCCCTGGCCCCGCACATCATGGGATCCACCCCAAGGCAACCAAGAAAcaagacaagcaccaagccacaccccaagggaagaggcacccccacgcccgCAATCCCaacaccgcccggagagaccccgtgA